Proteins found in one Lepeophtheirus salmonis chromosome 9, UVic_Lsal_1.4, whole genome shotgun sequence genomic segment:
- the LOC121123864 gene encoding uncharacterized protein — protein MARREGRLLGLEKAPYPPALAPLAPPCSYSSSRLVDLCANSRSLKHTSSIMMMGGEEEEDYSTVPDAMDLIHLDQPSNTPHQRAFQYEPYMTPSQDRVVFLEKRGADPMESLVPMSSDVDPPSSRKQLESACDYFHRLQKEHAQKGTPSWKSQPQAQQQILSQFWAPPESNVNYLGNKQSIDLGAVVESTIVEAGLQQSLTPVQEEKSILAPISKVFTQHWIDIGSDLNVLLLDFDAAFTLLIPNVERGKPFKTNTTTVEVQTRLTSKGQKLTFMKFNFLNPESKIVAPVLDDKALGYKLLKKRSACVFLGRTLDDIKSAPPRRISPLPQTEMVSHSPPVSTRPQAMVMPCQTQALTLPQTMASNSVSKRETIAVSSSNSFNKPNKIHAFTTSSLHASSKVESKVSKSCLINSLVSNDVVTNESQKNCAPSTQVQLNPVPLSERVYPKNLISIYPALKENELQKIVECRYCNKRFSFLSEHLIHLKCHTHDVDKVVEMSIQVWVSDRKLKCDKCKKKKTYTLDYAKHKDSHEIYGLSCHLCEANISIPADFGPHMEKFHPTEILGDKGEKLAPTSEEMIPLVPNLSTPSLSCEDSSKLAFAPVAVKSSPFTPKEFVAKKSSPANFMSKKPITPVPNVISMGSISNPNVSFNSTTPTKSSLHSLINESNCSPNTSQVPLLHENNSSFTESTTMNATLQTSTKLILQLSNTRSSSPLVQTNNNLQLNQPSESIYVSQTVTNNLKSPAIFSSSESQGLAITNSAYSQEKGGSTKMCLQSPAAVQSEPPRECLPISVQNASLITNTLSEKTQSMGKHTSSPSMESQSQQWRNEDTNVIQSLFDDTESLSKNNDSEKIGLSLSSVDSGVSDVNSVSPSIPNFDRNVPLLSENKSIRDSLDSKPDEEFISVLDMYGLESQPRKIPSDMNMSNSGTDLVNRLNILTDEPMLEELPSKVMQLDELCNTIDVSMEDVPPVIRQSWKGDSDNSFGAKHKSPVFTDMEPSSRLFDFDSVTNLESNQYEVFDNLGETIEEERYKTINDNDIDPNLSVSQSFGPEVIHDSIFSDSEEKKEDLTEYPLDDINNIYRASEELNSLDNTSSTCLDRENKITEEVEMKHETNDQLKTDDVFSNSSLKFSEESDDEPCAIYKCEKCGDEFVTSNSLNIHKISCIIENKCSICNNRFMSLNSLKMHTSMCKKKLEAPKNDEEKDPLPNTKSSQSIQENKVDKIASKESKTENWNDENKNYVKMKPTLIREKKRIKRRKYLRKPKEEAIENSKLRINKSEEVKDFYHLGKHCHPKSNFRKNALKSLKGKTKSFKENSIIPKPVTDIQDHKPSLKINFGQILKRKELKNQSKIKISKKKEKFKYDFTNEEHPPDFSMNEEFELSLDQKDKNISSKIRFETVESLKIKPVERPSLKMKFGLSNINNKFSKKYCIQKDSNKNKRTLQEESKNSDPLKKRRKKQSNSTPVEKHFGSTIRTDSDGHIKLRFTLCSKSKENCNRNLKREANSEIEAEVRRVEPLKLKLNKEVKQNKKVKLNKEIKLNKEVKPKNELKSDNEVKKNKEPEHNKEAKPDKNSKLHKEVKPSKEVKHNKDFKSNKEAKHSKNSNPNKEAKPNKEVKPNKESKPNKNANLKKEAKLNKEVKPNKEAIPNKETISNKEAKPNKEAKPNKETKPNKEVKHFDTKPAQVNPLKIKLPLGKRKIEQVETGPCDASLKIPKLVIKKDLIQGGSCHLKKSLLRHLTYALDIE, from the exons ATGGCAAGAAGAGAAGGACGTTTGTTAGGCCTGGAGAAAGCCCCTTATCCTCCTGCTCTTGCTCCTCTTGCACCTCCTTGCTCTTATTCGTCATCGCGCTTGGTGGACCTGTGTGCTAATAGTAGGAGTCTAAAGCACACTTCCTCCATCATGATGATGGGtggggaagaagaagaagattacTCCACCGTCCCTGATGCCATGGATCTCATTCATCTGGATCAACCGTCCAATACGCCACACCAAAGAGCCTTCCAATATGAGCCTTACATGACCCCTTCACAAGATCGTGTTGTCTTTTTGGAAAAGAGGGGAGCGGATCCTATGGAATCCCTCGTCCCAATGTCTTCAGATGTGGATCCTCCTTCCTCACGAAAACAGCTTGAAAGTGCTTGTGATTATTTCCATCGTCTTCAAAAGGAGCATGCACAAAAAGGGACTCCATCCTGGAAATCACAGCCTCAGGCTCAACAGCAGATACTTTCCCAATTTTGGGCTCCTCCCGAGTCTAATGTAAACTATCTTG GGAATAAACAAAGTATTGATCTTGGAGCCGTGGTAGAATCTACAATAGTCGAAGCAGGGCTTCAACAGTCCTTAACTCCTgtacaagaagaaaaaagtatccTTGCGCCTATTTCTAAAGTATTTACACAACATTGGATTGATATTGGATCAGACCTCAATGTTCTGCTTTTGGATTTTGATGCTGCTTTTACCTTACTCATTCCAAATGTCGAAAGAGGGAAAccttttaaaacaaatacaacCACTGTGGAAGTTCAAACACGTCTCACCTCAAAGGGTCAAAAGCTCACATTTATGAAGTTCAATTTTCTTAATCCCGAATCTAAAATTGTTGCTCCAGTTCTTGATGATAAAGCATTAGGGTATAAGCTGCTTAAAAAAAGGAGTGCTTGTGTGTTCTTAGGCAGAACGTTAGATGATATTAAATCTGCTCCACCGAGGCGCATTAGCCCTCTTCCTCAGACAGAAATGGTTTCACATTCGCCTCCAGTTTCTACTCGTCCTCAAGCAATGGTGATGCCCTGTCAAACACAAGCCCTGACTTTACCTCAAACAATGGCTTCAAATTCTGTATCGAAAAGAGAAACTATTGCAGTTTCATCTTCTAATAGCTTTAACAAGCCCAACAAAATCCATGCATTTACTACTTCTAGTTTACACGCTTCCTCGAAAGTCGAATCTAAGGTCTCTAAAAGTTGTTTAATCAATTCCTTAGTTTCCAACGATGTAGTGACGAATGAATCCCAAAAGAATTGTGCACCATCTACACAAGTGCAACTAAATCCTGTGCCTCTAAGTGAAAGAGTGTATCCTAAAAACTTGATCTCTATATACCCTGCCCTTAAGGAAAACGAACTACAAAAAATTGTTGAGTGCCGGTATTGTAATAAACGATTTTCGTTTTTGAGTGAACATCTCATACACTTGAAATGTCACACTCATGATGTCGATAAAGTTGTTGAAATGTCGATTCAGGTATGGGTTTCAGATCGTAAGTTGAAATGTGATAAgtgtaaaaagaagaaaacttatACTCTGGACTATGCCAAACATAAGGACTCTCATGAAATTTATGGATTGTCTTGCCATTTATGTGAAgcaaatatttcaattcctgCTGATTTTGGACCCCATATGGAAAAGTTTCATCCAACAGAGATACTTGGTGACAAAGGGGAAAAGTTGGCTCCTACGAGTGAAGAAATGATTCCTTTAGTACCCAATCTATCCACTCCTTCATTATCATGCGAAGATTCAAGCAAATTAGCATTTGCGCCTGTTGCAGTCAAGTCCAGTCCTTTTACTCCTAAAGAATTTGTAGCTAAAAAGAGCTCACCCGCAAATTTTATGTCTAAGAAGCCTATAACGCCTGTCCCTAATGTTATTTCTATGGGGTCAATATCAAATCCGAATGTGTCTTTCAATTCTACTACACCAACAAAATCTTCTTTGCACTCTTTGATTAATGAAAGTAATTGTTCACCAAATACATCCCAAGTTCCCTTGCTTCATGAAAATAACTCATCCTTTACAGAATCGACCACAATGAATGCTACACTACAAACTTCAACTAAACTTATTCTACAGCTTTCAAATACACGTTCTTCATCTCCTTTAGtacaaacaaacaataatttgCAGTTGAATCAACCATCAGAATCTATCTATGTATCTCAAACTGTCACTAATAATTTAAAGTCTCCAGCTATATTCTCATCTTCTGAGTCGCAAGGCCTTGCCATTACAAATTCTGCTTATTCTCAAGAAAAGGGAGGAAGCACAAAAATGTGTCTCCAATCTCCTGCTGCAGTTCAATCTGAGCCTCCTCGTGAATGTTTACCCATTTCAGTTCAAAATGCATCATTGATCACTAATACTCTCTCTGAAAAAACCCAGTCTATGGGGAAACATACTTCATCTCCATCCATGGAGTCACAGTCCCAACAGTGGCGAAATGAGGATACTAATGTAATTCAAAGTCTCTTTGATGATACAGAatctttgtcaaaaaataatgattcgGAAAAAATTGGGCTTTCCTTAAGTTCTGTGGATTCGGGTGTCTCTGATGTCAACTCTGTTTCACCATCAATTCCTAATTTTGATAGAAATGTGCCTCTTTTaagtgaaaataaatcaatacgAGACTCCTTGGATAGTAAGCCTGATGAAGAATTTATCAGTGTTTTAGACATGTATGGTCTTGAGTCTCAGCCCAGAAAAATCCCTTCCGATATGAACATGTCCAACTCGGGAACAGACTTGGTTAACAGGCTAAACATACTCACTGACGAACCAATGTTGGAAGAATTACCTTCAAAAGTGATGCAATTAGATGAGCTGTGCAATACCATCGATGTTTCTATGGAGGATGTACCTCCAGTAATTAGACAATCCTGGAAAGGCGATTCGGACAATAGCTTTGGAGCAAAGCACAAATCCCCTGTCTTTACTGACATGGAACCAAGTTCTagattatttgattttgacTCAGTTACCAATCTTGAATCAAATCAGTACGAGGTTTTTGATAATTTGGGAGAGACAATAGAGGAAGAAAGATATAAGACTATTAATGACAACGATATAGATCCAAATTTAAgtgtgtctcaaagttttggtCCAGAAGTTATTCATGATTCGATTTTCTCCGATTCTgaggaaaagaaagaagatttAACTGAGTATCCTCTTGATGACATCAATAACATTTATCGAGCCTCAGAAGAATTAAATAGTCTGGATAATACATCGTCAACTTGTTTAgacagagaaaataaaataactgagGAAGTCGAAATGAAACATGAAACAAATGATCAACTCAAAACTGATgatgttttttcaaattctagtttaaaattctCTGAAGAGTCAGACGATGAGCCGTGTGCAATATACAAATGTGAAAAATGTGGGGATGAGTTTGTGACGAGTAATTCACTGAACATACACAAAATCAGttgtataatagaaaataagtgCTCTATTTGTAACAATAGGTTTATGTCTCTTAATTCTCTAAAAATGCACACATCTATGTGTAAAAAGAAATTGGAAGCCCCTAAAAATGATGAGGAGAAAGATCCACTTCCTAACACTAAGTCTAGTCAAtcaattcaagagaataaagtGGACAAAATAGCTTCTAAAGAATCAAAGACTGAAAACTggaatgatgaaaataaaaattatgtaaaaatgaaaccTACTCTTATTAGGGAAAAAAAACGTATTAAGAGGAGGAAATATTTGCGTAAACCTAAGGAAGAAGcgattgaaaattcaaaattgaggaTAAATAAATCTGAGGAAGTAAAGGATTTCTATCATTTGGGGAAACATTGCCATCCTAAAtcaaattttaggaaaaatgcCCTTAAATCcttaaaaggaaaaactaaaTCTTTCAAGGAAAATAGCATAATTCCTAAACCCGTTACTGATATACAAGATCATAAGCCTAGTCTTAAGATTAATTTTGgccaaattttgaaaagaaaagagcTAAAGAATCagtcaaaaataaagatatctaagaaaaaggaaaagtttAAATATGATTTCACTAATGAGGAGCACCCTCCGGATTTCAGTATGAATGAAGAATTTGAATTGTCACTGGATCaaaaggacaaaaatatatcttctaagATTCGATTCGAAACGGTAGAATCTCTTAAAATTAAGCCTGTAGAACGACCCTCTTTGAAGATGAAGTTTGGTTtatctaatattaataacaaattttccAAGAAATATTGTATTCAAAAGGATAGTAATAAGAATAAGCGCACATTGCAAGAAGAAAGCAAGAATTCCGAtcccttaaaaaaaaggagaaaaaaacaatccaaCTCCACACCCGTTGAGAAACATTTTGGTTCAACTATTAGAACAGATAGTGATGGTCACATAAAGCTAAGGTTCACGCTATGTTCAAAGTCGAAGGAAAATtgtaatagaaatttaaaaagggaGGCCAACAGTGAAATCGAAGCTGAAGTAAGACGTGTTGAACCTTTGAAGCTGAAACTGAATAAAGAAgttaaacagaataaaaaagttaaactgaataaagaaattaaactgAATAAAGAAGTTAAACCGAAAAATGAACTTAAATCGGATAACgaagttaaaaagaataaagaaccTGAACATAATAAAGAAGCTAAACCAGATAAAAATTCTAAACTGCATAAAGAAGTTAAACCGAGTAAAGAAGTTAAacataataaagattttaaatcgAATAAAGAAGCTAAACATAGTAAAAATTCTAATCCGAATAAAGAAGCTAAACCGAATAAAGAAGTTAAGCCTAATAAAGAATCTAAACCGAATAAAAATGCTAATCTGAAAAAAGAAGCTAAACTGAATAAAGAAGTTAAACCTAATAAAGAAGCTATTCCGAATAAAGAAACTATATCGAATAAAGAAGCTAAACCGAATAAAGAAGCTAAACCGAATAAAGAAACTAAACCGAATAAAGAAGTTAAACACTTTGATACAAAACCAGCTCAAGTAAATCCACTAAAAATAAAGCTTCCACTAGGGAAGAGGAAAATTGAACAAGTTGAAACTGGTCCTTGTGATGCATCATTGAAAATTCCAAAACTTGTGATAAAGAAAGACTTAATTCAAGGTGGGTCCTGTCATCTGAAAAAGTCTTTATTAAGACATCTAACTTATGCGTTAGACATCGAATGA